AATCCGAATTAATTCAGGATTCCGGTTTTTATGTCAGTGAACTTTCTCTAAAGTAATCAATCAACTTAACTCAAACTTGTCCAAAATCTTGCCTAAATTCAGCAATCCGGACAAACTTGATTTGATATATATTATTATTATTAATAATTTTGATAAAAGAATGTACAGTCAATTCGTGAAAAACTAACATTAAAATAATTCTATTAATCATTTGAATAAAGTTAAGAAAAATGAAAAATAAAATTAAAGGAATATTATTAACAATTGTTTTAAGTATTTTATTCATAAGCGGAATTTATGCACAAAATCCCGGAGATACTTTATGGACAAAAACATACGGAGGAGCAAATTCTGACATGGGGTGGTGTGTTCAACAAGCTGACGATGAAGGATATATCATTACCGGATGGACAGAATCTTATGGTGCAGGCGGGTATGATATTTACCTGATAAAAACAGATGCGGCAGGTGATACAATGTGGACAAAAACGTACGGAGAAGACGGCAGTGATGACGGCAGATGTGTGCGACAAACTCCCGACGGAGGATATGTAATCGCAGGAAATACACAACCTATAGGTATTATGGGCAGTTATGTTTGGCTTATAAAGACAAATTCATACGGAGACACATTGTGGACAAAAAAATGGGGTGAAACACCTGTCCCGAATATAAATACCGGCAGATGTGTTCAATTAACTTCTGACGGAGGATATATTATTTCCGGTCATTCTCAATTTCTCGGGCCTAATAATGAAGATGTATATTTGATTAAAACAGATGCAAACGGTAATCAGGAATGGGTAAATTTTTACGGAGGAACCGGTTACGAAATCGGTTATTGGACACAGCAGACTTCCGATGAAGGATATATTATTGTCGGCTATACAACATCTTTCGGTAGCGGTATGGAAGATGTCTATCTGATAAAAACAGATGCTTCCGGTACTGTTGAATGGACTAAAATTTATGGCGGTACAGGTACTGATTCCGGATTTTCAGTTCAACAAACATCGGATGACGGATACATTATAGCAGGATTTACTGATTCCTTCGGCCAAGGCAGTTATGATGCTTATATTATAAAAACCAATGCAGCAGGAGATACAGTTTGGACAAAAACTTATGGCGGAGCAGCTTATGATAAAGCATATTCAATTCAGGCAATTTCAGACGGAACATACATTGTTTCCGGTACTACACGCTCATTCGAAGACAGTAGCGGCGACGTTTATTTATTAAAATTGGATTCATCCGGAGATACTCTTTGGACAGAAACCTACAATAACGGAAATGATGACAGAGGATGGTCGGTTCAACAAACCTCTGATAATAATTATATTATTGCCGGATTTTCAGCTTTAGATTATTATATGCTTAAAATTGCCGGTGAACCGACAGGCATAGAAAGTTATAAACAATACGACAAACAACTGTTGTCTCAAAGTTATCCTAATCCGTTCAGCTTGGAAACAACAATCAGTTTTTCCTTGAATGAAGCAAGTTATGTCAGTATAGACATTTATAATATTGAAGGAAAAAAGATTAAGAGTTTGCTGAGCAGTCATTTAGATGCCGGAAGACACAATATTGTATGGAAAGGAACAAATGAGTCGGGAGAGCCAGTAAGAAAAGGAGTATATTTTTATAAAATTAAAGCAGAAGAGCATCAGGCTGTGAAAATGATGATTATGATTAATTAGTTTCTGTAGTTTAAAATAATTATGTTTTCTGTATTAAATTCAGGTGTAAGTCGCAGAGCGACAGACTATTTGTAGCTCCCAACACTATTGCGAACAAGCAATAAATGTTGGGAGTGACGTGAATAATAAATGAACAAAAATCCCGTAGGGATGATCTGTCTGTCAAGGAATTAAAAAAATGTAAAAACAGCAATATTATTTTAAACCACAGCTCGGTATTTTTATTCATCCCTGATAATCAGGCATTTTAGAAAACTTCAACAAACCATTAATTAAAAAAGAAATGAAAAATATAATTACACTATTATTAATAATGATTTTGGCACAAAGTTTAATTACAGCTCAAATTCCGGTTCAATCCGAAAAGATTGTTACAGATTTTATAAATGGTGAAAAAAATATAGTAAAGGGATTTGTTATACCTGAAATTAACAACGATTCTTTCAAGGTCGTAAATACGAATTCTAAAAGCGGTTTGATTTGGGAAGCAGAAGCTGAATGGGCAATATGTAAATCAGTCGGAATTAGTGATGAAACTTATCATTCCTATATCGGTTGGCACACAAATGATGAAGCCTGGGCATTTTTTGGAGAAACAAATAATATTCCGGTGTGGACATATGATATTAACGGTGCCGAAGAACTTCCCCATGACATAACTTCTGACGGAACATATATGGTCGGAGCAACCGGAAATACTGTTTACGGCTTCATTTCGGCTTCGGGTACTCCTGATTGGATTTATACCATAAGTAATTCCGGTGATGATATATTTAATATTGTGATTTCCGGTGATGGTGAAACAGTTTATTATGTATCCGGTGATGATTATGATTATTCGTATATTACTTCAGTTGATATTTCTACATCTGTGGTAAATTGGAACTTTTCATTACCGGAAGGCGGATATGGAGTGCAACTTGTTTTATCTGCAAACGATGAAAGATTATTGATTGAAAAATATTATAGTACTATTGTTTATTCAAACAACGGAGATGTACTGTTTGATATAACAAGAACAACCGGAGCAGGAGCTGCACCTGCCGTTTCAGATGACGGAAATATTTTTGTGATTGGCGATTATCACGGATATGCAACTGTGTATGAATATAATGAAATCTCTGAAATTTATGAGGAAAAATGGCAATATTTATTCGAAGGAGGAAG
Above is a genomic segment from Bacteroidales bacterium containing:
- a CDS encoding T9SS type A sorting domain-containing protein, whose translation is MKNKIKGILLTIVLSILFISGIYAQNPGDTLWTKTYGGANSDMGWCVQQADDEGYIITGWTESYGAGGYDIYLIKTDAAGDTMWTKTYGEDGSDDGRCVRQTPDGGYVIAGNTQPIGIMGSYVWLIKTNSYGDTLWTKKWGETPVPNINTGRCVQLTSDGGYIISGHSQFLGPNNEDVYLIKTDANGNQEWVNFYGGTGYEIGYWTQQTSDEGYIIVGYTTSFGSGMEDVYLIKTDASGTVEWTKIYGGTGTDSGFSVQQTSDDGYIIAGFTDSFGQGSYDAYIIKTNAAGDTVWTKTYGGAAYDKAYSIQAISDGTYIVSGTTRSFEDSSGDVYLLKLDSSGDTLWTETYNNGNDDRGWSVQQTSDNNYIIAGFSALDYYMLKIAGEPTGIESYKQYDKQLLSQSYPNPFSLETTISFSLNEASYVSIDIYNIEGKKIKSLLSSHLDAGRHNIVWKGTNESGEPVRKGVYFYKIKAEEHQAVKMMIMIN